CAGGAATGCTGTTGGCAGGAAATAGAATAATTTGGGCATAGCAATATCTTATGCATCGCCATTCAGATTGTTAAGTGAGACAACTTGCATCAAAGGCTTGTTTGGGGTGTATATTTTTGGTTACAGCATATGATTTCCCTGGCACCAGGAAGTAATAAATTCATGCACCTAGAAAGTGGAGGGATTGAATCAATAAATAAAGAGAGTATCATGAGAAACAGTGCATATAAATTGAGCCCAGGTGAAGTTGATACGAGTTGAGCGAAGTGCCTCAAATAATGTAATTGTTTAAATGATTACATGAGGTTGATGGAGATCAATGAGCTTACAATTAACTTTTTTGTTGTCAGGAGACAAGTTCTTCCAACTGTTCCTCATCTCTTGGATACTGTTCAGGTACTACACTTTTCCCATTTTCTCTGTTTTTGCTCATTGACTTTGCCATTGTTCGTCTGCAGTTCAAGGCAGCTGGTGACTATTCAGTGATAATTTATTTTAGGTAGAGGGGACCTTTCCGGATGGAACAAAACTAATCACCATCCATGATCCTATAGCATGTGAAAATGGAAATCTGGATCTTGCTCTGCTCGGTTCTTTCCTTCCTGGTAATCATGTGACGTCCTGTTTTTAGCATCTTCAACTGTAATTTTTCTTTCATTGGCAAGAAACAAGATTTCGTTCTTTGCTATAGAAATAAATATCTTGGAAGAGGCACATTTTCTCCATATATTGGTACAACGAAGGTTATTTGACTAGAACTTGAATTTGGTGGAAGCGTTATTTTACTTGTATGAATAAGGTCCTCTTCATTGGGGTTGATGCTTGCTGactccaaccaaaactcacaccaAGTGATCCCAATTAGGAATTACATCATCCCAATATCCGTAAGCCACTTTATTCCCCTTCATGCACCCAAAAGTACCTCAAACCGAAATGTTGTCTAAAGAGCCCTTCAATGAATCTGAAACTGTTCATCCCTCTAATGCTGCATTGCAGAATCAAATAATGATATAGAAGTATTCATGACCTATCTTTGAACTGAATTTCCAAATGTCAAAGTTAAGCTGTGGATCAAGTTGCCCCAGAGTCTGTTTCTAATTCAATTTGGTGGATAACTCTGTTGTATTCTTGGAGTTTCTATTTGCCGATTCTTCCCTCTGAATTCTTCCACCCACCATTGTTCTGTCTGTGCGCCATGGTTTGGGAGGGGCTGGCTGACATCTGGAACAATTTATTTCCCTCCTACTGTGTCTAGGAATTTAGTGGTAGCTCTCGTGAATAGGTATCTTGCGCATTTTAGACCCATATGATATTTATCTAAGCATACTAGTAGTCGATTCATGTGATGCTACCCTTTGTAATTTCTGAGTAAGTTTTGCAATTTAGTAATTTCTCCGGTTAAATCCTGAAATTTCAGGCATATATTTAGCTTTAAGCTGTTCTGGAAGTGAAGCATATTCAATTAGGCTTGCTttgtttgaaagatatttttcAGATAGACGATAGGTACTGTTCGTTTGAAAGATATCATTTTGCAGTTCCTCCTCTGGACAAGTTTCCGTTGATAGAAGATAGTAAAATTCCTGGTCAGTTGTGCTTTGGAGGTGGGCTGATTGTCCTTAATCCTCACAGGAAGGCGGTAATTCTCAAAGTCACTAACACAGGTGACAGACCAATTCAGGTGCTTCTTTATGCCCTCCTTCATGCATTGCTGCATTGCACTACTCAGCCCTGTTCGCCCACTGCCAATCCCTCAATAtgaataatgaaaagaaaaaatattatgGAAAAGAGATCAAAGAGACTAATGTGAGAGAAAGAATTGAGTTATCCTGAGTTTCTGAGTTGAACTGAAGGTATCCTACATGACTTACTTAAATATGGAAGGGAAAATAGTTAGTGTAGTTATGCTACATATGTTGCTGAAACAAGTTCCATATTGTTTGACTAATTCAGTTTAGTTTTCTGTTTATTAGGTGACTGTAGGCTGGTAACTCCTGGATCCTTTGCCTTTCTTGTTACAAGTCTATAATGATGCTCCCCTCTTAGAGCTGTAGTACGTTCAGTATCCAGATATAAATGGGATTGACTCTCGTGGATCTAATTGCTAACATTTCCAGGTTGGCAGCCACTATCACTTCATCGAGGTCAATCCATCCTTGATTTGTGATCGAAGGAGAGCGCATTGCATGCGGTTGAATATACCTGCCGGCACAGCTACAAGGTTTGAAGTGAGACTTCTGACACTTTTAGCTTTGAAGCAACACTTTACTTCAAATCTGTGTCTTGGTTTTTGCAAGGATAGGAAAAGCAACTAGCATGTTTCTTTCTTCCCGGATATCTCTTCTGCCTGTAATATTCACTTTTTGTAATATGGTTGTTAGAAATTTATCTGGAAGTTGTGGAGTTAAGTAAACCATTCTACTTGAGCTTGGTTGTGAATTGGGGTTTTCCGGAACTGGCTAGGGCATTGATTTTTGAGAAGACATTGTGGACATATTGCTTTTGCTCAAGAACACATACAGGAGTTGGCGCAATTGTTATGTTTGTGATTAAGCATCTAATTAATGAATAAATGAGCTAATCTTGGCTCCACTTGTAGCAAATTTGCGGAGAAAAAGATGCTTGTAAGAATAGGATACCTACCTTTCTTAGAGCACATACCAGAGATATGCCTATAAATCTAGTACtcctctgttccaatttatgtggcgGTGTTTcggcatggagtttaagaaagaaagaaagatttttggaacttgtggtcttaaaccTGCCATGacatttatgtggttataaaagtataccattaagggtaaaatgggaaattttaaagctaaattctttcaaaaaatagGATGGTGGCATTCTTTTTTGAACGGATTAATAAGGAAATAGTGCCACATGAAATGGAATGGAGGGAATATATGTTATGGCTTCATTAAATGTCATTTGGACCTAAAAGCTCCTTGATAAAGAACATGATGAATTAACCTGATATGCCAGGATAAAGTAGATTAAAAAGGCCTCAATATTCAACtgaaaactagtcaaatatttaATTGACAGACAATTAATAGTATCATCTGAAGAGTAATTGGAGAAGATTCTTGCCGTTCCGGACGTGCTTCCATTTCCAGTATAGGTTAGAGCTGAAATAGTCTGCAAGAGTTAGCAGTAATCTTTCCATGCTTAGATGTTTTTATATTTGTTCCTCTCTGGTCTTGTCCTTTAATTTTTGAAGTAGTGGTGCTCAAACATGTTAATCAAATTTGAGATTTATCTTCTCTTCAATTTCCGCTGTCTCGTGCTTGGAGTTGACAAATGTCAATTACTTTTCTAGCCAGGAGAAACAAAAAGTGTTGTTCTTGTTAGGATTAGTGGCAAGCAAGTGATCAGAGGAGGTAATGCAATTGCTGATGGTCCAGTTGATGATGCAACGGTTATGACAGTAATAGGAGCTCTGACTCAAGGAGGATTTGGCCATTTGGAAGAACCAAATGCAAGGTCTGGTAGTATTCTTACATTACCTTTTTTCTCTCATAACTTTCCTGAAGAATTTGAGTTATTTATTGAGTTGCTTAACTAATTTAGCTGCGAGAAAAGGAATGTCTTAGCTTGAAAAGTATTGTGCAGGGAAGGTGTTGTCGGAGAAGAATcttgcttttctttttcaatgTCTCATGAGGCATATGCCAACATGTATGGCCCCACCACCGGAGACAGAATACGTCTGGGTGATACTGACCTTTTTGCTGAGATTGAGAAAGACTTTAGTGTCTATGGTGATGAGTGCGTGTTTGGGGGTGGAAAGGTTCTAAGAGATGGAATGGGTCAAGCGTCTGGATATCCTTCAGCAGATTGTTTGGATACTGTTATAACAAATGCTGTAGTGATTGACTACACAGGGATTTTCAAGTGCGATATTGGAATTAAAGATGGTCGTATCTTTTCCCTTTGTAAGGCAGGTAACCCAGATGTCATGGATGGCGATACGATAATTGGGGTAAGTCTGGGAACATTCTGATGTTAAGTAGGCAGAAGTCACTAGAATGTGAAGCTAATACTTCCTGATCTTTCAGGTTAACACTGAGGTAATTGCAGGCGAAGGAATGATTGTAACAGCAGGAGCTATAGATTGTCATGTGCACTTTATATGCCCTCAGCTGGCATATGAGGCAATATCAAGTGGTAAAATCTGTAACTTTTAGGAAGTATATTTTTAGAATTCCCTTTGAGAAAAttggaaggggagccttggcgcaactggtaaagttgttgccatgtgaccagggggtcacgggttcgagccgtggaaacagcctcttgcaaaaatgcagggtaaggctgcgtacaatagtgtggtccagcccttccccagaccccgcacatagcgggaacatagtgcaccgggctgcccttttttccTTTGAGAAAATTGCTAATACATGCTTTTTGTTTTTACGTTTTTGTAGCATGTTTATGTAACAACTGTGTGTAGCTAAATATGTAAACAATATGATCCCCCGTGCTCTTGTAGTGTTCCAGATTTATGTTGTAACCTCCTGTCTTTGGTATTTATGATCACTGTCAAATTGAGCAGATTTTATCTggtttttggttttcttttggaGATAATCGTCCAATTTGATTGAATGTTGGAGAgaactgtttttttttcttccttttttttggtGTGATATGGTCTTAACTCACCTTTAGAAGAGACTTCAAAGATTTTGGCAGCTGAAAGTTACTATTCATCTGGTGATAGTCATACTAAGTATCTGTTGATTGTTTGATGCTCGACATTTGGGTCTAAGCAAATTATGAGAAGGGTTACTTATCCGCGGTTTTGGTAGTCAATCCATAAACTGATTTGCTTAACTGACTACATATTGCCGGAACCACATGCATTTGGATGCAATAAGGATCACGTTATCATATGGGTAATCAGATTTGAAAGCTGAAGCAGAAGAGCTCCTATCTAAGCTGTTTATCCAATAGCTCAGACTTAAGCTTGCCTTGTATTGTTCTATAAGTGGCTTAATTTTCTATAAAGCAAACTTAATCTATTGTGTTCTAGGAAAGAGGAGTGAAGTGATAAATTGCTAGCGGTTGTGTTTAATTTATTGTCTTGTTTCCTTCTTTATGTTTTGTAGGAATCACTACAATGGTGGGAGGTGGTACAGGACCTGCTCATGGGACACGTGCAACCACTTGTACACCGGGGCCTGTGCATATGGAATTGATGTTGCAGTCAACAGACGAACTTCCCCTAAATTTTGGCTTCACTGGAAAAGTATGCTTATTTGCTCGCTTGTTTTACTGATGAAAGAAAAGTATGCTTATTTTCTGGGATTTACTGTAAAAGAATAACTATGTGTAGCTTCAGATTTTGCGAACATTCTTTCACTTGCTTGTAAGCTCAAGTGGCATAACTGCACTTCACAGAGTCAGAACCAGATCTCTTCACCCTCTTTCCTACTATTGTGACCAACAAATGGAACAAAAGATCTTTGTTTCTGTGTTCTCTGTGTTGGGCATACACGGATGATTTTATGCTGATTTCTTTAGTGTAATGCATTGGTGGTTTGTCCAACTTGAAGTCCATTAGATGTTCCAACAATGTGGTATGCCTGTTTCCAGTGCATTTATTTCTTTGTCCAATTGTTTTGCAGGGTAACAGTTCCAAGGCTGAGGGCTTACATGAAATAATCAAAGCTGGAGCAATGGGCCTGAAGCTTCATGAGGACTGGGGAACTACTCCTGCTGCTATAGATATGTGCCTTGCTGTTGCAGATCAATATGACATTCAGGTGCTCGTTCCTTTCTGTGTTTGCTGATTTAACCAAGTTTTACAAGTTAAAAAGTGATTATGATTTCTGAAATGCAGGTCAACATCCATACTGACACCTTGAACGAATCTGGATTTGTTGAGCATACAATTGCTGCTTTTAAAGGTCGCACCATACATACATACCACAGGTAAACACTTAATGTACCTGCTCCCTCCAACTCCGAAGGAAAAtggcaaaaagaagaaagagagccAAGAATGATGAATAGAGAAAAAAGGGATAAAATACACTGCTGCTTGCCTATTAGATTAACGAACACGACTCTTCTATCCCATGTTGTAACATGTACTCTGCAGTGAAGGTGCTGGTGGTGGACATGCTCCGGATATCATCAAAGTTTGTGGTGTAAAGAATGTCATTCCCTCATCAACCAATCCCACACGTCCATTCACTTTGAATACTGTGGACGAGCACCTTGACATGCTGGTAACAAAAGCTTATACTAGGGTGAAGTTTCTATGCTCCTGAACAATATATTGACCTGATAGCTCTACATGCAGATGGTATGCCATCATCTGAACAAGGACATCCGAGAGGATGTAGCTTTTGCTGAATCGCGGATTCGAGCTGAAACAATTGCTGCAGAAGACATTTTGCATGATATGGGAGCAATTAGCATTATATCTTCTGATTCACAAGCCATGGGTCGAATTGGAGAGGTTTTCAGTAGTCTAATTTCCAATTAATTTTTGGATTGAGAAACATCACATTGCAGGCAAACTCAACCAATTATTAGTTTTCTCACAATATTTTCTGTTAAGAGCTGGTAAACAGAATGTTTGGTGTTTGTATAATCACATCAGCATAATGCAGTAAGCAGCATGTACATCAACGTTCTTAACACCTACCTACCACAACCCAATGTTTTATATATGCTGCTAGAATATTAAGTGAATATGTATCTAGATTCATCGCACCTGAATAAGGAAAATCATACAGAATTTTCTATAGGGTACCTTAGGAtattttgtacttaattgtagaATATTTACTTATCTTATTAGCATAAGGATTGATTACCTACCAAATTTTATTTAGTGTAAGACTCTTTATTTTTGTTGAAGAGGAATTCATTAAAAGCATCCAGAGGATGCAAGCAAAAGATTACAAGAAAGAGAGAGAGTGTCTGCTAATATACACAAAAAGTTATTCTATCACTAGGGAGCGGACACAATCCAAAAGTTGTGAGCCAACTAAACAAATTCAGTAAGCATTTTGCTTTGAGTACATGAGTAGGAGCTGAGATCCCATCAAAACATCTATAGTTCCTTTCATTCCAGATGCACCAAAAAATAGCAGCAGATACCAGTTACCATATTATTTTGATGGATTTACCAACTTACCATGAGCACCAGCTTTCATATGCTTCCTAGATGCTGTTAGGCTTGAAGCAGGCTAGTCTAAAAAGAGAGAAGAACATGTTCCAAATATCATATGCTACAGGACGATGCACAAAGAGATGTCTATCTCTTTATCCGTATTGCACATGTAGCACCTATTCACTGTTGGTATACTCATTGGGCTGAGGTTATCTTGTGTGAGGCATGTTTCTTATAAGGTAATCCAGCTAAACCAGATCACTTTAGTAGGCAGTTTTGTTTTCCAAATTAATTTCCATGGCCAATTGTTTATCAGCTCATTGTTGGAGCAGAGGTGTCATATGCTTTCTTAAACTGTAAATTTCCCCTCCTTAGAATCCTCCCATTCCAGTCTGTCCTTCAACCGAGGGTTGATAGCAGTCCCTGCTAGCTTGGCAAGCAATTCCATCAGGTCATTTATTTCCCAATCTTGAAAATGGCTCCTGAATTGAGGGTCCCAAGAGCTATTCTACCAATATTGTTCTCCAGTGGATTCTTGATTACTTGCCAATTGGTACAAATTTGGGAATTCATCTTTTAATGCCATTGTTCCCAGTCACTTGTCTTTCCAAAACTTGATATGTGTTGCACTCCTTAACTTGAGCTTTGAGTTAAGTTGAAACTCATCCCATAAATCGGATATGTGCTTCCAGAGGCCTGTACCATAGGTGATCTGCTATGTTTTGTGTTGTTTCTCACACCATATTTTGCATTGATTACTGATTTCCATAATCCAGGATTCTCCATATTATACCTCCCGTGCCATTTCATTAGCATACTCTTATTATGTAATGCCGAATCTTTAGCACCCAATTCTCCATGCTCCTTTGGTGAAATGAGCTTTGGCCATTTAACCAAGTGAAATTTGTGGCTCTGACTCTTGCCTAACATAAGAAGGCTCTTCCAATTTGAGCTAGTCTCTTCTGTAACTTTAACCGGAATTGGGAATAATGACATGGCAtgagaaggggagccttggagcaatggTAAAGTTGTCTCCATGTGACTTATAAGTCACGGGTTCAAGTCGTGGAAGaaaccactaatgcttgcattagagtAGGCTATCTACATCACATCCTTAGGGATGCGGTCTTTCCTCAGATCCTGCAtgaatgcgggatgctttgtACACCGGGCTGCCCTGGGAATAATGATATGAAGCATGTAGGGGTACTGTCCAGCACACTAATTATAAGTGTCAATCTACTAGAGGGGTACTGCATTTTCCAGGAGGCCAATCTTTTCCCAAACTTCTCAATAACCCCACTCCAGATTTCTTGTGATTTGTATGAAGCTACCAATGGGAGACCCAGCTATGCAGTGTGGGATGGAGCCTTGGAGCAATGGTAAAGTTGTCTCCATGTGACTTATAAGTCACGGGTTCAAGTCGTGGAAGcaaccactaatgcttgcattagggtagactaTCTACATCACACTCTTAGGGGTGCGGTCCTTCCTCGGATCCTGCAtgaatgcgggatgctttgtACACCGGGCTGCCCTGGGAATAATGATATGAAGCATGTAGGGATACTGTCCAGCACACTAATTATAAGTGTCAATCTACTAGAGAGGTACTGCATTTTCCAGGAGGCCAATCTTTTCCCAAACTTCTCAATAACCCCACTCCAGATTTCTTGTGATTTGTATGAAGCTACCAATGGGAGACCCAGGTATGTAGTGGGGAAGGATCCCACACTCCAACACATTATATCAGATAGCTCTTCGATGAATTGTGCTTTTTGACATGTTCACGTGTAAATCTGAtatggcttcaattattataagtGTGAGGTTCAGGCACATTACTTGTGATTTCTCAGCCTCACAGAATATATGGAGAACCTCTTGTACATTGTGTATCAAGTCAAtaagcttctttttattttacatTGTGTCAGAGCTAGAACCAATTTTATCCAATGTTGGACCCCCATCTTATATTGTCCACGTTCCAGATGTCTGGTCCCTGAGCGTGAGAGGGGTGAAGTTTACCATATTGGTGGAGGAAATAGCTTGTTGTCTGCTATATGATTTTGAAAAATCCTCAGCTCTTGAGCTAATTTTTGGGATTGAGTTAGGCCTAAGATCCCCCTTTTTATTATGGTATTAGAGCAGGTAGAGGTCCTAGGTTCGAGTCTCCTTGACACCACTATCAAAAAGAATTTCTATGTGCTTTGATCATCCAAAAGAATCAAAACGCAAGGGGGCATGTTATAGACATATCTAAGTAAATAAAATTGTGCTTTCTCTAAcagcttaagcttttagatgagatgatcACACACTTCTTTCTATTGGGTTTATGTTATAATATGTCTCCTGCTATTACGGTTAGGATTTTCCAGGAAAGCAAAATCTATTCTTTCTTTGTTGTTAGTTGATAATAGGCTCATGTCACGATTAAGGCGAAAGTGCATATTAAGAAAACTTTTTATCAGATCAATCTCCCTTACAATCCCTTGTGCTGGAACCTAATTAAGCTGAACAAAAATAATAGAGAACCAGAGGGATCCATCCAATTATATAGtattatttatttcttttctggCATTTGTTATTTCTTGAAGGTGGAATATTGAAAAAGAAGGTAACCGAGTAGGTTATATCCTAGACTGAACGCCCTGTTGCT
This DNA window, taken from Nicotiana tabacum cultivar K326 chromosome 15, ASM71507v2, whole genome shotgun sequence, encodes the following:
- the LOC107771310 gene encoding urease isoform X1, with protein sequence MKLVPREIEKLMLHNAGFLAQKRLARALPLNYTEAVALIATQVLEFVRDGDKSVAELMDVGRQLLGRRQVLPTVPHLLDTVQVEGTFPDGTKLITIHDPIACENGNLDLALLGSFLPVPPLDKFPLIEDSKIPGQLCFGGGLIVLNPHRKAVILKVTNTGDRPIQVGSHYHFIEVNPSLICDRRRAHCMRLNIPAGTATRFEPGETKSVVLVRISGKQVIRGGNAIADGPVDDATVMTVIGALTQGGFGHLEEPNAREGVVGEESCFSFSMSHEAYANMYGPTTGDRIRLGDTDLFAEIEKDFSVYGDECVFGGGKVLRDGMGQASGYPSADCLDTVITNAVVIDYTGIFKCDIGIKDGRIFSLCKAGNPDVMDGDTIIGVNTEVIAGEGMIVTAGAIDCHVHFICPQLAYEAISSGITTMVGGGTGPAHGTRATTCTPGPVHMELMLQSTDELPLNFGFTGKGNSSKAEGLHEIIKAGAMGLKLHEDWGTTPAAIDMCLAVADQYDIQVNIHTDTLNESGFVEHTIAAFKGRTIHTYHSEGAGGGHAPDIIKVCGVKNVIPSSTNPTRPFTLNTVDEHLDMLMVCHHLNKDIREDVAFAESRIRAETIAAEDILHDMGAISIISSDSQAMGRIGEVISRTWQTAHKMKSFRGPLDIDGPDSDNFRIKRYVAKYTINPAIANGISQYVGSVEVGKLADLVVWKPSFFGAKPEMVIKGGVIAWSNMGDPNASIPTPEPVLMRPMFGAFSKAASTNSIAFVSKASLDAGIKHSYGLNKKVEAVSNVRNISKLDMKLNDALPDIKVDPETYTVTADGTVLTCTPAITVPLSRNYFLF
- the LOC107771310 gene encoding urease isoform X2, producing the protein MKLVPREIEKLMLHNAGFLAQKRLARALPLNYTEAVALIATQVLEFVRDGDKSVAELMDVGRQLLGRRQVLPTVPHLLDTVQVEGTFPDGTKLITIHDPIACENGNLDLALLGSFLPVPPLDKFPLIEDSKIPGQLCFGGGLIVLNPHRKAVILKVTNTGDRPIQVGSHYHFIEVNPSLICDRRRAHCMRLNIPAGTATRFEPGETKSVVLVRISGKQVIRGGNAIADGPVDDATVMTVIGALTQGGFGHLEEPNAREGVVGEESCFSFSMSHEAYANMYGPTTGDRIRLGDTDLFAEIEKDFSVYGDECVFGGGKVLRDGMGQASGYPSADCLDTVITNAVVIDYTGIFKCDIGIKDGRIFSLCKAGNPDVMDGDTIIGVNTEVIAGEGMIVTAGAIDCHVHFICPQLAYEAISSGITTMVGGGTGPAHGTRATTCTPGPVHMELMLQSTDELPLNFGFTGKGNSSKAEGLHEIIKAGAMGLKLHEDWGTTPAAIDMCLAVADQYDIQVNIHTDTLNESGFVEHTIAAFKGRTIHTYHSEGAGGGHAPDIIKVCGVKNVIPSSTNPTRPFTLNTVDEHLDMLMVCHHLNKDIREDVAFAESRIRAETIAAEDILHDMGAISIISSDSQAMGRIGEVISRTWQTAHKMKSFRGPLDIDGPDSDNFRIKRYVAKYTINPAIANGISQYVGSVEVGKLADLVVWKPSFFGAKPEMVIKGGVIAWSNMGDPNASIPTPEPVLMRPMFGAFSKAASTNSIAFVSKAALDAGIKHSYGLNKKVEAVSNVRNISKLDMKLNDALPDIKVDPETYTVTADGTVLTCTPAITVPLSRNYFLF
- the LOC107771310 gene encoding urease isoform X4, with the translated sequence MDVGRQLLGRRQVLPTVPHLLDTVQVEGTFPDGTKLITIHDPIACENGNLDLALLGSFLPVPPLDKFPLIEDSKIPGQLCFGGGLIVLNPHRKAVILKVTNTGDRPIQVGSHYHFIEVNPSLICDRRRAHCMRLNIPAGTATRFEPGETKSVVLVRISGKQVIRGGNAIADGPVDDATVMTVIGALTQGGFGHLEEPNAREGVVGEESCFSFSMSHEAYANMYGPTTGDRIRLGDTDLFAEIEKDFSVYGDECVFGGGKVLRDGMGQASGYPSADCLDTVITNAVVIDYTGIFKCDIGIKDGRIFSLCKAGNPDVMDGDTIIGVNTEVIAGEGMIVTAGAIDCHVHFICPQLAYEAISSGITTMVGGGTGPAHGTRATTCTPGPVHMELMLQSTDELPLNFGFTGKGNSSKAEGLHEIIKAGAMGLKLHEDWGTTPAAIDMCLAVADQYDIQVNIHTDTLNESGFVEHTIAAFKGRTIHTYHSEGAGGGHAPDIIKVCGVKNVIPSSTNPTRPFTLNTVDEHLDMLMVCHHLNKDIREDVAFAESRIRAETIAAEDILHDMGAISIISSDSQAMGRIGEVISRTWQTAHKMKSFRGPLDIDGPDSDNFRIKRYVAKYTINPAIANGISQYVGSVEVGKLADLVVWKPSFFGAKPEMVIKGGVIAWSNMGDPNASIPTPEPVLMRPMFGAFSKAASTNSIAFVSKASLDAGIKHSYGLNKKVEAVSNVRNISKLDMKLNDALPDIKVDPETYTVTADGTVLTCTPAITVPLSRNYFLF
- the LOC107771310 gene encoding urease isoform X5, which produces MDVGRQLLGRRQVLPTVPHLLDTVQVEGTFPDGTKLITIHDPIACENGNLDLALLGSFLPVPPLDKFPLIEDSKIPGQLCFGGGLIVLNPHRKAVILKVTNTGDRPIQVGSHYHFIEVNPSLICDRRRAHCMRLNIPAGTATRFEPGETKSVVLVRISGKQVIRGGNAIADGPVDDATVMTVIGALTQGGFGHLEEPNAREGVVGEESCFSFSMSHEAYANMYGPTTGDRIRLGDTDLFAEIEKDFSVYGDECVFGGGKVLRDGMGQASGYPSADCLDTVITNAVVIDYTGIFKCDIGIKDGRIFSLCKAGNPDVMDGDTIIGVNTEVIAGEGMIVTAGAIDCHVHFICPQLAYEAISSGITTMVGGGTGPAHGTRATTCTPGPVHMELMLQSTDELPLNFGFTGKGNSSKAEGLHEIIKAGAMGLKLHEDWGTTPAAIDMCLAVADQYDIQVNIHTDTLNESGFVEHTIAAFKGRTIHTYHSEGAGGGHAPDIIKVCGVKNVIPSSTNPTRPFTLNTVDEHLDMLMVCHHLNKDIREDVAFAESRIRAETIAAEDILHDMGAISIISSDSQAMGRIGEVISRTWQTAHKMKSFRGPLDIDGPDSDNFRIKRYVAKYTINPAIANGISQYVGSVEVGKLADLVVWKPSFFGAKPEMVIKGGVIAWSNMGDPNASIPTPEPVLMRPMFGAFSKAASTNSIAFVSKAALDAGIKHSYGLNKKVEAVSNVRNISKLDMKLNDALPDIKVDPETYTVTADGTVLTCTPAITVPLSRNYFLF
- the LOC107771310 gene encoding urease isoform X3, whose protein sequence is MYFIFHNDKVLEFVRDGDKSVAELMDVGRQLLGRRQVLPTVPHLLDTVQVEGTFPDGTKLITIHDPIACENGNLDLALLGSFLPVPPLDKFPLIEDSKIPGQLCFGGGLIVLNPHRKAVILKVTNTGDRPIQVGSHYHFIEVNPSLICDRRRAHCMRLNIPAGTATRFEPGETKSVVLVRISGKQVIRGGNAIADGPVDDATVMTVIGALTQGGFGHLEEPNAREGVVGEESCFSFSMSHEAYANMYGPTTGDRIRLGDTDLFAEIEKDFSVYGDECVFGGGKVLRDGMGQASGYPSADCLDTVITNAVVIDYTGIFKCDIGIKDGRIFSLCKAGNPDVMDGDTIIGVNTEVIAGEGMIVTAGAIDCHVHFICPQLAYEAISSGITTMVGGGTGPAHGTRATTCTPGPVHMELMLQSTDELPLNFGFTGKGNSSKAEGLHEIIKAGAMGLKLHEDWGTTPAAIDMCLAVADQYDIQVNIHTDTLNESGFVEHTIAAFKGRTIHTYHSEGAGGGHAPDIIKVCGVKNVIPSSTNPTRPFTLNTVDEHLDMLMVCHHLNKDIREDVAFAESRIRAETIAAEDILHDMGAISIISSDSQAMGRIGEVISRTWQTAHKMKSFRGPLDIDGPDSDNFRIKRYVAKYTINPAIANGISQYVGSVEVGKLADLVVWKPSFFGAKPEMVIKGGVIAWSNMGDPNASIPTPEPVLMRPMFGAFSKAASTNSIAFVSKASLDAGIKHSYGLNKKVEAVSNVRNISKLDMKLNDALPDIKVDPETYTVTADGTVLTCTPAITVPLSRNYFLF